The Lysobacter capsici genome has a segment encoding these proteins:
- the phoB gene encoding phosphate regulon transcriptional regulator PhoB — MQKRILIVEDEPAIRDMVSFALRKGEYDPVHAGDAREAQAAIADRVPDLILLDWMLPGTSGLELARRWRKESLTREIPIIMLTARGEENDRVGGLEAGVDDYVVKPFSARELLARIRAVLRRSREDDEDGSVGVGPLRIDGAAHRVFAQAEGGEQQPVQIGPTEYRLLHFFMTHPERVYSRTQLLDHVWGGSVYVEERTVDVHIRRLRKTLEPHRLDGMVQTVRGAGYRFSASLAA, encoded by the coding sequence GTGCAGAAGCGCATCCTGATAGTTGAAGACGAGCCCGCCATCCGCGACATGGTGTCCTTCGCCCTGCGCAAGGGCGAATACGACCCGGTCCACGCCGGCGACGCCCGCGAGGCCCAGGCCGCCATCGCCGACCGCGTGCCCGACCTGATCCTGCTCGACTGGATGCTCCCGGGCACCAGCGGCCTGGAGCTGGCCCGGCGCTGGCGCAAGGAATCGCTGACCCGCGAGATCCCGATCATCATGCTGACCGCGCGCGGCGAAGAGAACGACCGCGTCGGCGGCCTGGAAGCCGGGGTTGACGATTACGTGGTCAAGCCGTTCTCGGCGCGCGAACTGCTGGCACGCATCCGCGCCGTGCTGCGCCGATCGCGCGAGGACGACGAAGACGGCAGCGTCGGCGTCGGCCCGTTGCGCATCGACGGCGCCGCCCACCGCGTATTCGCCCAGGCCGAAGGCGGCGAGCAGCAGCCGGTCCAGATCGGCCCGACCGAATACCGCCTGCTGCACTTCTTCATGACCCATCCCGAACGCGTCTACTCGCGCACCCAGTTGCTCGACCATGTCTGGGGCGGCAGCGTCTACGTCGAGGAACGCACGGTCGACGTCCACATCCGCCGCCTGCGCAAGACCCTGGAACCGCACCGTCTCGACGGCATGGTCCAGACCGTGCGCGGCGCGGGTTACCGCTTCTCCGCCTCGCTCGCCGCGTAA
- the phoR gene encoding phosphate regulon sensor histidine kinase PhoR, translating to MPPRARSAWFRTLGQLALILVGAAVLGILVGYPWPIVTAAALGVVAWHYWRLRRVLIRLTARQRLTPPLGEGIWNELDRLLHRSQAEMRGRKRRLIEMLRAYRAAAAAMPDAIVVVERNSQRIQWFNEAATGLMGLRYPRDIGAPVVNRLQPLQLSHWLASGRNAEPLEAASPWNPAITLSLRLIPYSENLWLLVARDVSRLLQLEQMRRDFVANVSHELRTPLTVVHGYLDMLDPEEHPDWAPMLAEMQRQSQRMTQLVEDLLTLSRLESQDNLPAEDTVSMASMLSTLKREANALSQGRHEIAMDDLAGVDLFGSNKELHSAFSNLVGNAIRYTPAGGSIRIRFRPESSGIARGVVLEVVDSGYGIPAAHLPRITERFYRVSTSRSRESGGTGLGLSIVKHVLHLHQARLEIASEVGRGSTFACHFGVDRIRRRDAYGEAYADNLAYPAHPSDI from the coding sequence ATGCCGCCGCGCGCACGCTCCGCCTGGTTCCGCACCCTCGGTCAGCTGGCGCTGATCCTGGTCGGCGCGGCCGTGCTCGGGATCCTGGTCGGTTACCCCTGGCCCATCGTCACCGCCGCCGCGCTCGGCGTGGTCGCGTGGCATTACTGGCGGCTGCGGCGGGTGCTGATCCGGCTGACCGCGCGCCAGCGCCTGACCCCGCCGCTCGGCGAAGGCATCTGGAACGAACTCGACCGCCTGCTGCACCGCAGCCAGGCGGAAATGCGCGGACGCAAGCGCCGCCTGATCGAAATGCTGCGCGCCTACCGCGCCGCCGCCGCGGCGATGCCCGACGCGATCGTGGTGGTCGAACGCAACAGCCAGCGCATCCAGTGGTTCAACGAAGCCGCGACCGGGCTGATGGGCCTGCGTTATCCGCGCGATATCGGCGCGCCGGTGGTCAATCGCCTGCAACCCTTGCAGTTGTCGCACTGGCTGGCCTCGGGCCGCAACGCCGAACCGCTGGAAGCCGCCTCGCCGTGGAACCCGGCGATCACCCTAAGCCTGCGCCTGATCCCGTATTCGGAAAACCTGTGGCTGCTGGTCGCGCGCGACGTCAGCCGCCTACTGCAACTCGAACAGATGCGCCGCGACTTCGTCGCCAACGTCTCGCACGAACTGCGCACGCCGCTGACCGTGGTCCACGGTTACCTGGACATGCTCGATCCGGAGGAACATCCGGACTGGGCGCCGATGCTGGCCGAGATGCAGCGCCAGTCGCAGCGCATGACCCAATTGGTCGAAGACCTGCTGACCCTGTCGCGGCTGGAATCGCAGGACAACCTGCCGGCCGAGGACACCGTGTCGATGGCCTCGATGCTGTCCACGCTCAAGCGCGAGGCGAACGCATTGAGTCAGGGTCGCCATGAAATAGCGATGGACGACTTGGCCGGCGTGGATCTGTTCGGATCGAACAAGGAACTGCACAGCGCGTTCTCCAACCTCGTCGGCAATGCGATCCGCTACACCCCGGCCGGCGGCAGCATCCGCATCCGCTTCCGTCCCGAAAGCTCGGGCATCGCCCGCGGCGTGGTGCTGGAAGTGGTCGACAGCGGCTACGGCATCCCGGCCGCGCATCTGCCGCGCATCACCGAGCGTTTCTATCGCGTCTCGACCAGCCGTTCGCGCGAAAGCGGCGGCACCGGATTGGGCCTGTCGATCGTCAAGCATGTGCTGCATCTGCATCAGGCGCGCCTGGAAATCGCCAGCGAAGTCGGCCGCGGCAGCACCTTCGCCTGCCATTTCGGGGTCGACCGCATCCGCCGCCGCGACGCCTACGGCGAGGCGTATGCCGATAACCTTGCCTATCCCGCCCACCCTTCCGATATTTAA
- the ppk1 gene encoding polyphosphate kinase 1, whose protein sequence is MNAMTDTSLDTDPLRDSALYFNRELSQLDFNFRVLAQAQDPQVPLLERLKYLCISCTNLDEFFEIRAGTLRHAQDLGLAPGPDGLAPQTVLSRIHDRAAELVKAQYECWNDVLRPALQESGVRVLGRNSWNARQTRWLRAYFRDEIMPVLSPLGLDPAHPFPKILNKSLNIVVVLKGKDAFGRAGNLAIVRAPRSLPRIIQMPENVSGGKHDFVFLSSVLSAFVDELFPGMEVKGAYQFRVTRNSELLVDEEEVDNIALALRDELIGRGYLRAVRLEIAEQCPKPIVRTLLENFDLPENAVYRINGPVNLNRVIQVYDLVQRPELKFPPYQQRVLPGVDTLFDTVAEGDVLLHHPFDSFAPVLELIRQSAEDPNVLAIKQTLYRAGKDSPIVEQLVQAARNGKDVTVVVELRARFDEEANLGLADRLQEAGVQVVYGVVGYKTHAKMLLIVRREGRKLKRYVHLGTGNYHSGTARAYTDFGLITADPDIGNDVHMIFQQLSGLAPSLKLKCLLQSPFTLHAGVLKRIDRETKHARAGKPARIVAKMNALNEPQVIRALYQASQAGVQIDLIVRGACTLRPGVEGISDNIRVRSIVGRFLEHHRVYWFANDGAPDLFCSSADWLERNLLRRVETGFPILDTDLRARVYDEALANYLADNLNAWELQADGHYSRVLPRDGEMPHSAQSTLLAKICG, encoded by the coding sequence ATGAACGCGATGACGGACACCTCGCTCGACACCGATCCGCTGCGCGACAGCGCCCTGTACTTCAATCGCGAGCTGTCGCAACTGGACTTCAACTTCCGCGTGCTGGCCCAGGCCCAGGACCCGCAGGTGCCGTTGCTGGAACGGCTGAAGTACCTGTGCATTTCCTGCACCAACCTCGACGAATTCTTCGAGATCCGCGCCGGCACCTTGCGCCACGCCCAGGACCTCGGCCTCGCGCCGGGCCCGGACGGACTGGCGCCGCAAACCGTGCTATCGCGCATCCACGACCGCGCCGCCGAACTGGTCAAAGCGCAGTACGAATGCTGGAACGACGTGCTGCGCCCGGCGCTGCAGGAATCGGGCGTGCGCGTGCTCGGCCGCAATTCCTGGAACGCGCGCCAGACCCGCTGGCTGCGCGCGTACTTCCGCGACGAAATCATGCCGGTGCTGTCGCCGCTCGGCCTCGACCCGGCGCATCCGTTCCCGAAGATCCTCAACAAATCGCTCAACATCGTCGTCGTGCTCAAGGGCAAGGACGCGTTCGGCCGCGCCGGCAATCTGGCGATCGTGCGCGCGCCGCGCTCGCTGCCGCGGATCATCCAGATGCCGGAGAATGTCTCCGGCGGCAAGCACGACTTCGTATTCCTGTCCTCGGTGCTGTCGGCGTTCGTCGACGAATTGTTTCCGGGCATGGAGGTCAAGGGCGCGTATCAGTTCCGCGTCACCCGCAATTCGGAGCTGCTGGTCGACGAGGAAGAGGTCGACAACATCGCCCTGGCCTTGCGCGATGAGTTGATCGGCCGCGGTTATCTGCGCGCGGTGCGGCTGGAAATCGCCGAGCAGTGCCCCAAGCCGATCGTGCGCACGTTGCTTGAGAATTTCGATCTGCCCGAGAACGCGGTCTACCGCATCAACGGGCCGGTCAATCTCAATCGCGTGATCCAGGTCTACGATCTGGTGCAGCGCCCGGAACTGAAGTTCCCGCCGTACCAGCAGCGCGTGCTGCCGGGTGTCGACACCTTGTTCGACACCGTCGCCGAGGGCGACGTGCTGCTGCACCACCCCTTCGATTCGTTCGCGCCGGTGCTGGAGCTGATCCGTCAGTCCGCCGAAGACCCGAACGTGCTGGCGATCAAGCAGACCCTGTACCGCGCCGGCAAGGATTCGCCGATCGTCGAGCAACTGGTCCAGGCCGCGCGCAACGGCAAGGACGTGACCGTGGTGGTCGAGCTGCGCGCGCGCTTCGACGAGGAAGCCAATCTGGGCCTGGCCGACCGATTGCAGGAAGCCGGCGTGCAGGTCGTATACGGCGTGGTCGGCTACAAGACCCACGCCAAGATGCTGCTGATCGTCCGCCGCGAAGGCCGCAAGCTCAAGCGCTACGTCCACCTGGGCACCGGCAACTATCACAGCGGCACCGCGCGCGCCTACACCGACTTCGGCCTGATCACCGCCGATCCGGACATCGGCAACGACGTGCACATGATCTTCCAGCAGCTGTCCGGGCTGGCGCCGTCGCTCAAGCTCAAGTGCCTGCTGCAATCGCCGTTCACCCTGCACGCCGGGGTGCTCAAGCGCATCGACCGCGAAACCAAGCACGCGCGCGCCGGCAAACCCGCGCGCATCGTCGCCAAGATGAACGCACTCAACGAGCCGCAGGTGATCCGCGCGCTGTACCAGGCCTCGCAGGCCGGCGTGCAGATCGACCTGATCGTGCGCGGCGCCTGCACCCTGCGTCCGGGCGTGGAAGGCATCTCGGACAATATCCGGGTGCGTTCGATCGTCGGGCGGTTCCTCGAGCATCACCGCGTCTATTGGTTCGCCAACGACGGCGCGCCGGACCTGTTCTGCTCCAGCGCCGACTGGCTGGAACGCAACCTGCTGCGCCGGGTCGAGACCGGTTTCCCGATCCTCGACACCGATCTGCGCGCCCGGGTCTACGACGAAGCCCTGGCCAATTACCTCGCCGACAACCTCAACGCCTGGGAATTGCAGGCCGACGGCCACTACTCGCGGGTGCTGCCGCGCGACGGCGAAATGCCGCATTCGGCGCAATCGACCCTGCTAGCCAAGATCTGCGGATAA
- the ppx gene encoding exopolyphosphatase, protein MNNLFPTTRLPLQDGDLLAAIDLGSNSFHMVVARYVLGQLRTVDRLRETVRLAEGLDRKGGLAPDVRQRALDCLSRFGQRIRDVPPQRVRAIATNTVRRLAAPQAFLMPAESALGHAIEVVSGREEARLIYLGIAHAQPSKPGERRLVIDIGGGSTECIVGSGFEAIERESLQVGCIATTRRFFENGKLSKKKWRDALTEVSAEFQQFAGTYRALGWHEALGSSGTNKAIGEICAAMKLTKGAVTAEALPQLRDRLLQADRIEAIDLPGLSADRRPVIAGGILILEAAFNVLGLQRMAISKAAMREGVLYDMLGRGGADDPRDAAVVALVKRYGIDEQQSARVEATMLRLFDQVAKAWNLDADDRLMLQRATRLHELGLVIAHSQYHVHSSYVLENSDISGFSRQQQQFLAALVRTHRRGIPKNAFDALPDRLLAAVRRSSALLRLAVLLHRAHESDPIPQLDAHADSNTLTLTVSKRWLESRPLIRADLEGEPQDMAGLGIALKLLAA, encoded by the coding sequence ATGAACAACCTTTTCCCGACCACCCGCCTGCCGCTCCAGGACGGCGACCTGCTCGCCGCGATCGACCTGGGATCGAACAGTTTCCATATGGTGGTCGCGCGGTACGTGCTCGGGCAGCTGCGCACGGTCGACCGCTTGCGCGAGACCGTGCGCCTGGCCGAGGGCCTGGACCGCAAGGGCGGGCTGGCGCCGGACGTGCGTCAGCGCGCGCTCGATTGCCTGTCGCGCTTCGGCCAGCGCATCCGCGACGTGCCGCCGCAGCGGGTGCGCGCGATCGCGACCAACACCGTGCGCCGACTGGCCGCGCCGCAGGCGTTCCTGATGCCAGCCGAATCGGCGCTGGGTCACGCCATCGAAGTCGTGTCCGGCCGCGAAGAGGCGCGCCTGATCTACCTGGGCATCGCCCACGCCCAGCCGTCCAAGCCCGGCGAACGCCGGCTGGTGATCGACATCGGCGGCGGCTCCACCGAATGCATCGTCGGCAGCGGGTTCGAGGCGATCGAGCGCGAAAGCCTGCAGGTCGGCTGCATCGCCACCACGCGGCGGTTCTTCGAGAACGGCAAGCTGTCGAAAAAGAAATGGCGCGACGCGCTGACCGAAGTGTCGGCCGAGTTCCAGCAATTCGCCGGAACTTACCGTGCGCTCGGCTGGCACGAGGCGCTGGGCTCGTCGGGTACCAACAAGGCCATCGGCGAAATCTGCGCGGCGATGAAACTGACCAAGGGCGCTGTCACCGCCGAGGCCCTGCCGCAGTTGCGCGACCGCCTGCTGCAGGCCGACCGGATCGAAGCCATCGACCTGCCCGGCCTGTCCGCCGACCGCCGTCCGGTGATCGCCGGCGGCATCCTGATCCTGGAGGCCGCGTTCAACGTGCTCGGCCTGCAGCGCATGGCGATCAGCAAGGCGGCGATGCGCGAGGGCGTGCTGTACGACATGCTCGGCCGCGGCGGCGCCGACGATCCGCGCGATGCCGCGGTGGTCGCGCTGGTCAAGCGCTACGGCATCGACGAACAGCAGTCCGCGCGGGTCGAGGCGACCATGCTGCGCTTGTTCGATCAGGTCGCCAAAGCCTGGAACCTCGACGCCGACGACCGCCTGATGCTGCAACGCGCGACACGCCTGCACGAACTGGGCCTGGTGATCGCGCACAGCCAGTACCACGTGCACAGCTCGTACGTGCTGGAGAACTCCGATATTTCCGGCTTCTCGCGCCAGCAGCAGCAATTCCTCGCCGCGCTGGTCCGCACCCATCGCCGCGGCATTCCCAAGAACGCCTTCGACGCCCTGCCCGACCGACTGCTCGCGGCGGTGCGGCGCAGTTCGGCCCTGCTGCGTCTGGCGGTGCTGCTGCATCGCGCCCACGAATCCGACCCGATCCCGCAACTCGACGCCCACGCCGACAGCAATACGCTGACCTTGACCGTGTCCAAGCGCTGGCTGGAATCGCGGCCGCTGATTCGCGCCGATCTGGAAGGCGAACCGCAGGATATGGCGGGGCTGGGGATTGCGTTGAAGTTGCTGGCGGCTTGA
- a CDS encoding AMP-binding protein, with protein sequence MNAAHAAPDPALSHVVGAATPPLLDETIGAMLSRIAATWPERDALVVPPQGVRMNWREFDAAVDRLAAGLLELGLAPGDRIGVWSLNRAEWVLLQFASARVGLILVNINPAYRTHELEYALNLVACRALAIVPSFKTSHYLQMLRELAPELDRHPPGMLRARRLPDLRHVLSMGPGEPPAGAHAFDAIAACDDADAHAQLKQIATRLSPDDAVNIQFTSGTTGAPKGATLTHRNIVNNGFFVGEAMRLSERDRLCIPVPFYHCFGMVLGNMACVTHGACMVIPGEGFDPLVTLQTVADERCTGLHGVPTMFIGELEHPRFGEFDLSSLRTGIMAGSNCPIEVMKQVVERMHMQQVTIAYGMTETSPVSFQTVPDDPLARRVDSVGRVHPHVEVRIVDEDGNTVPRGEIGELLTRGYSVMQGYWGDPKRTAEAIDGEGWMHTGDQAIIDTDGYAHIVGRLKDMLIRGGENVYPREIEEFLYAHPAIADVQVFGVPDAKFGEEVCAWIRIADGAALDADAVRAFCQGRIAQYKIPRYIEFVDSLPMTISGKPQKFVMREKMIERLSMSANSSGG encoded by the coding sequence ATGAACGCCGCCCATGCCGCCCCGGACCCCGCATTGAGCCACGTCGTCGGCGCCGCCACGCCGCCGTTGCTGGACGAAACCATCGGCGCGATGCTGTCGCGCATCGCCGCGACCTGGCCCGAGCGCGATGCGCTGGTGGTGCCGCCGCAAGGCGTGCGCATGAACTGGCGCGAGTTCGATGCGGCGGTCGATCGGCTCGCCGCGGGCCTGCTCGAACTCGGCCTCGCCCCGGGCGACCGCATCGGCGTGTGGTCGCTCAATCGCGCCGAATGGGTGTTGCTGCAATTCGCGAGCGCGCGTGTCGGCCTGATCCTGGTCAACATCAATCCGGCGTATCGCACCCACGAACTGGAATATGCCTTGAATCTGGTCGCCTGCCGGGCTCTGGCGATCGTGCCTTCGTTCAAGACCTCGCACTATCTGCAGATGCTGCGCGAACTGGCGCCGGAACTGGACCGGCATCCGCCCGGCATGTTGCGCGCGCGGCGTTTGCCCGACCTGCGCCACGTATTGTCGATGGGGCCGGGCGAGCCGCCCGCGGGCGCGCACGCCTTCGATGCGATCGCCGCCTGCGACGATGCCGACGCACATGCGCAACTCAAACAAATCGCCACGCGGCTGTCGCCGGACGATGCGGTCAATATCCAGTTCACCTCCGGCACCACCGGCGCGCCGAAGGGCGCGACCCTGACCCATCGCAACATCGTCAACAACGGTTTCTTCGTCGGCGAGGCAATGCGCCTGAGCGAGCGCGACCGGCTGTGCATCCCGGTGCCTTTCTACCATTGCTTCGGCATGGTCCTGGGCAATATGGCCTGCGTCACCCACGGCGCGTGCATGGTGATTCCGGGCGAAGGCTTCGATCCGCTGGTCACGCTGCAGACCGTCGCCGACGAGCGCTGCACCGGCCTGCATGGCGTGCCGACGATGTTCATCGGCGAACTGGAGCATCCGCGTTTCGGCGAGTTCGATCTGTCGAGCCTGCGCACCGGGATCATGGCCGGTTCGAATTGCCCGATCGAGGTGATGAAGCAGGTGGTCGAGCGCATGCACATGCAGCAGGTCACCATCGCCTACGGCATGACCGAGACCAGTCCGGTCAGTTTCCAGACCGTGCCGGACGATCCGCTGGCGCGGCGCGTGGACTCGGTCGGACGCGTGCATCCGCACGTGGAAGTGCGCATCGTCGACGAAGACGGCAACACCGTGCCGCGCGGCGAGATCGGTGAACTGCTGACGCGCGGGTATTCGGTGATGCAGGGCTATTGGGGTGATCCCAAGCGCACCGCCGAAGCGATCGACGGCGAAGGCTGGATGCATACCGGCGATCAGGCCATCATCGACACGGACGGCTATGCCCACATCGTCGGACGCTTGAAGGACATGCTGATCCGCGGCGGCGAGAACGTGTATCCGCGCGAGATCGAGGAATTTTTGTACGCGCATCCGGCGATCGCCGACGTGCAGGTGTTCGGCGTGCCCGATGCGAAATTCGGCGAGGAAGTCTGCGCCTGGATCCGCATCGCCGACGGCGCGGCATTGGATGCCGATGCGGTGCGCGCGTTCTGCCAGGGTCGCATCGCCCAGTACAAGATTCCGCGCTATATCGAATTCGTCGACAGCCTGCCGATGACGATCAGCGGCAAGCCGCAGAAGTTCGTGATGCGCGAGAAGATGATCGAGCGGCTGTCGATGTCCGCAAACAGCAGTGGCGGCTGA
- the mdoH gene encoding glucans biosynthesis glucosyltransferase MdoH codes for MNATVAPPKTTPAVAYEALPAEAPMAMPVQSLRVGERPDRPLPSAPNAMGWRRLYVIGGAALLTLTAGYHILRVLYVGGLSLLEGMLLVLFVPLFAWIALAFTSSLAGFCLILSRRRWRFGLKQGGELPVLGQRTALLMPTYNEDPERLMAGLQAIYESVVATGQVDRFDFFILSDTTKEPIRQAEIRAFLALRERTGGHERIFYRRRKNNDERKAGNIAEWVRRFGAAYPQMLILDADSLMTGEVIVKLSGAMERNADVGLIQTLPMIVNGQTLFARMQQFAGRVYGPVIAYGIAWWHGAESNYWGHNAIIRTQAFADHAGLPELRGYKPFGGTVLSHDFVEAAFMRRGGWALHMVPGLVGSYEEGPPSLTDMLVRDRRWCQGNLQHGAVVSAKGLHWISRMHMAMGIGHYFTAPMWAMLMLIGLAIPLDKEGFFNWVSIRLPGFSPSAYWRDQDPDRVLWVFVATMAVLLAPKFMGFLAMLTDRETRRGCGGAIRAFLSMIFETLLAALMAPVTMYVQSRGVAEVLAGKDSGWESQRRDDGSLPLSGLIRSYGGLSLLGVLIGGMAYVVSPPLAAWMSPVIIGLVLSIPVVAFTSARSTGLWLRKIGIFRIPEEITPPPVLVRAKQLRAEAAQRGAS; via the coding sequence ATGAACGCAACTGTCGCTCCCCCGAAAACAACGCCCGCCGTGGCCTACGAAGCGCTGCCGGCCGAAGCGCCGATGGCGATGCCGGTGCAATCGCTGCGCGTGGGCGAACGCCCGGACCGGCCGCTGCCGAGCGCGCCCAACGCGATGGGCTGGCGCCGGCTGTACGTGATCGGCGGCGCCGCGCTGCTGACCCTGACCGCCGGTTATCACATCCTGCGGGTGCTGTATGTCGGCGGGCTGAGCCTGCTCGAAGGCATGCTGCTGGTGCTGTTCGTGCCGCTGTTCGCCTGGATCGCGCTGGCGTTCACCAGTTCGCTGGCCGGGTTCTGCCTGATCCTGTCGCGGCGGCGCTGGCGGTTCGGCCTCAAGCAGGGCGGCGAGTTGCCGGTGCTGGGCCAGCGCACCGCCTTGCTGATGCCGACCTACAACGAAGACCCCGAGCGGCTGATGGCGGGTCTGCAGGCGATCTACGAATCGGTGGTCGCCACGGGACAGGTCGATCGCTTCGACTTCTTCATCCTCAGCGACACCACCAAGGAGCCGATCCGCCAGGCCGAGATCCGCGCGTTTCTCGCCTTGCGCGAACGCACCGGCGGGCACGAGCGGATCTTCTACCGCCGGCGCAAGAACAACGACGAACGCAAGGCCGGCAACATCGCCGAATGGGTGCGGCGCTTCGGCGCGGCCTATCCGCAGATGCTGATCCTCGACGCCGACAGCCTGATGACCGGCGAGGTGATCGTGAAGCTGTCCGGCGCGATGGAACGTAACGCCGATGTCGGCTTGATCCAGACCTTGCCGATGATCGTCAACGGCCAGACCTTGTTCGCGCGCATGCAGCAGTTCGCCGGGCGCGTGTACGGGCCGGTGATCGCCTACGGCATCGCCTGGTGGCACGGCGCCGAAAGCAACTACTGGGGCCATAACGCGATCATCCGCACCCAGGCCTTCGCCGATCACGCCGGCCTGCCGGAACTGCGTGGCTACAAGCCGTTCGGCGGCACCGTGCTGAGCCACGATTTCGTCGAGGCCGCGTTCATGCGTCGCGGCGGCTGGGCGCTGCACATGGTGCCGGGGCTGGTCGGCAGTTACGAGGAAGGCCCGCCGTCGCTGACCGACATGCTGGTGCGCGATCGCCGCTGGTGCCAGGGCAATCTGCAGCACGGCGCGGTGGTGTCGGCGAAGGGCCTGCACTGGATCAGCCGCATGCACATGGCGATGGGCATCGGCCATTACTTCACCGCGCCGATGTGGGCGATGCTGATGCTGATCGGCCTGGCGATTCCGCTGGACAAGGAAGGCTTCTTCAACTGGGTCAGCATCCGCCTGCCGGGGTTTTCGCCGAGCGCGTACTGGCGCGATCAGGACCCCGACCGGGTGCTGTGGGTGTTCGTCGCGACCATGGCGGTGCTGCTGGCGCCGAAGTTCATGGGCTTCCTGGCGATGCTGACCGACCGCGAGACCCGCCGCGGTTGCGGTGGCGCGATCCGCGCCTTCCTCAGCATGATCTTCGAAACCCTGCTGGCCGCGTTGATGGCGCCGGTGACCATGTACGTGCAGTCGCGCGGCGTGGCCGAGGTACTGGCCGGCAAGGACTCGGGTTGGGAATCGCAGCGCCGCGACGACGGCAGCCTGCCGCTGTCGGGCTTGATCCGCAGCTACGGCGGCCTGAGCCTGCTCGGCGTGCTGATCGGCGGCATGGCCTATGTGGTGTCGCCGCCGCTGGCGGCGTGGATGTCGCCGGTGATCATCGGCCTGGTGCTGTCGATCCCGGTGGTCGCCTTCACCTCCGCGCGCAGCACCGGGCTGTGGCTGCGCAAGATCGGCATCTTCCGCATTCCCGAAGAGATCACCCCGCCGCCGGTGCTGGTGCGGGCCAAGCAACTGCGCGCCGAGGCGGCGCAGCGCGGGGCGTCGTGA
- a CDS encoding glucan biosynthesis protein, whose product MQRRELLQAGLTLPLAALAGGCWLPALAAAGPAQRFDAGTVPALARALAAKAYRPADADLPEALARIKYDTWRDIRFDPAQALWKKDGLPFQVQFFHRAFLFKHRVDMHLVHGGEATPVVYRPQMFDFGKAPKPAQDDLGFAGFRLHAPINRKDYFDEVCAFLGASYFRAVAKDLLYGLSARGLALNTGAGGDEEFPVFTGFWIEQPAAGAKQIVVHALMDSPSVAGALRFAITPGTQTVFDTQLRLYPRVALDRVGIAPLTSMYHFDATDRVGIDDFRPAVHDSDGLAMHNGAGEQIWRPLHNPASLQESAFQDRSPRAFGLMQRKRAFADYADSEAHYERRPSLWVEPVGDWGEGAVHLIEIPTKDEYHDNMVAFWRPRAPLAAGREHRFDYRLHWCAEHAWAPTLATVRRTRIGAGGDGARLVVIDLDGGRLRALAADARPRAVVWASSGRVVNALAHANAGTGGWRMSFELQPGDARVVELRAVLEDARGPLSETWLYRWTA is encoded by the coding sequence CGCGCTGGCCGCCAAGGCCTACCGACCCGCCGATGCGGACCTGCCCGAGGCGCTGGCGCGGATCAAGTACGACACCTGGCGCGATATCCGCTTCGATCCAGCGCAGGCGCTGTGGAAGAAAGACGGCCTGCCGTTCCAGGTGCAGTTCTTCCATCGCGCGTTTTTGTTCAAGCATCGCGTCGACATGCATCTGGTGCACGGCGGCGAGGCCACGCCGGTGGTGTACCGGCCGCAGATGTTCGACTTCGGCAAGGCGCCCAAGCCGGCGCAGGACGACCTGGGCTTCGCCGGCTTCCGCCTGCATGCGCCGATCAATCGCAAGGATTACTTCGACGAGGTCTGCGCGTTCCTGGGCGCGAGTTATTTCCGCGCGGTGGCGAAGGACCTGCTGTACGGATTGTCGGCGCGCGGACTGGCGCTGAACACCGGCGCCGGCGGCGACGAGGAATTCCCGGTGTTCACCGGGTTCTGGATCGAACAGCCGGCGGCCGGCGCGAAGCAGATCGTCGTGCATGCGCTGATGGACAGCCCCAGCGTGGCCGGCGCGCTGCGCTTCGCGATCACGCCCGGTACGCAGACGGTGTTCGATACGCAGCTGCGCCTGTACCCGCGGGTGGCGCTTGATCGCGTCGGCATCGCGCCGCTGACCAGCATGTACCACTTCGATGCCACCGATCGGGTCGGCATCGACGACTTCCGTCCCGCGGTCCACGACTCCGACGGCCTGGCAATGCACAACGGCGCCGGTGAGCAGATCTGGCGGCCGCTGCACAATCCCGCATCGCTGCAGGAAAGCGCGTTCCAGGACCGCAGCCCGCGCGCGTTCGGACTGATGCAGCGCAAGCGCGCGTTCGCCGATTACGCCGACAGCGAGGCACATTACGAGCGCCGTCCGAGCCTGTGGGTGGAACCGGTCGGCGACTGGGGCGAGGGCGCGGTGCATCTGATCGAGATCCCGACCAAGGACGAGTACCACGACAACATGGTCGCGTTCTGGCGCCCGCGCGCGCCGCTCGCGGCCGGACGCGAGCACCGTTTCGACTATCGCCTGCACTGGTGCGCCGAGCACGCCTGGGCGCCGACGCTGGCGACGGTGCGCCGTACCCGCATCGGCGCCGGCGGCGATGGCGCGCGCCTGGTGGTGATCGATCTCGACGGCGGACGCTTGCGCGCGCTGGCCGCCGATGCGCGGCCGCGCGCGGTGGTGTGGGCCTCCTCGGGCCGGGTCGTCAACGCGCTGGCGCATGCCAACGCCGGCACCGGCGGCTGGCGGATGTCGTTCGAACTGCAACCCGGGGACGCGCGCGTGGTCGAACTGCGCGCCGTGCTGGAAGACGCGCGCGGTCCCCTTTCCGAAACTTGGCTGTATCGTTGGACTGCATGA